Proteins found in one Saccharomyces kudriavzevii IFO 1802 strain IFO1802 genome assembly, chromosome: 11 genomic segment:
- the LOS1 gene encoding Ran GTPase-binding protein LOS1 (similar to Saccharomyces cerevisiae LOS1 (YKL205W); ancestral locus Anc_1.519) produces MLERIQQLVNAVNDPRSDVATKRQAIELLNEIKSSDNAMEIFISLVINENSNDLLKFYGLSTLIELMREGLNANANGLNLIKFEITKWLKFQVLANKQAKLPDFLMNKISEVLTTLFMLMYSDCNGNQWNSFFDDLMNLFQVDSAISSISPTTDGNSLLGLEFFNKLCLMINSEIADQSFIRSKESQLKNNNIKDWMRDNDIMKLNNVWFQCLKLDEQVVSQCPGLINSTLDCIGSFISWIDINLIIDANNYYLQLIYKFLNHKETKISCHNCILAIISKKMKPMDKLAFLNMINLTNELSYYHQSISMNPQIITFDNLEVWESLVKLITSFGMEFTIIIEQTNDDPKLDTLYKESVISNVDTILLEKIIPILLEFMNNEFDSITGNTFPFWSNYLAFLKKYKSSSQNFLPLHKDFLNNFQQICFKRMKFSDDEITQDDFEEFNEAIRFKLKIFQEIIVVIDPILFANNITQEISTNLMNCKNESWQVFELTIYQIFNLSECIKNNYFGLNKNEIMTSQPSLTLVRFLNELLMMKDFLLTIDNEQIQILFMELIVKNYNFIFSTSANTASATDDDEKYLLILNIFMSPFAMFNKRENVRLRSWYLFTRFLKLTRINLKKILFTNKSLVNEITNKISPLLQIKVTSINAQGTDDNDTIFDNQLYIFEGIGFIVTLNNSSHDPATAADSMDYDILDQILTPLFTQLEGCITQGASPVVILECHHILMAIGTLARGLHIGLVPENQVNNMMVNKKLINDSLIHKFSNIAEVILVTFSFFNKFENIRDASRFTFARLIPILNNKILPFINKLIELILSSTDLKSWEMIDFLGFLSQLIHMFHADLDCYQLFNQLLSPLINKVHSIIKEIDEQHHQQASINKSIDNTLTTTASANKNIVVTDSYRDKVLLKKAYYTFLQSFTNNSVTSILLSDINRSILPITLNDLVTYTPQEIQETSMMKVSLNVLCNFIKCFGSGSCLDNDDINRDPNLKIDGLNEFFIMKCVPMIFEIPFNPIYKFNIKEGNFKTMASDLARLLRELFLVNNNPTTNENECVKYLTQIYLPQIQLPQELSIQLVNMLTTMGQKQFEKWFVDNFISVLKQDQ; encoded by the coding sequence ATGCTAGAACGGATTCAGCAGCTGGTAAATGCAGTGAACGATCCACGCTCAGATGTGGCTACCAAAAGACAGGCCATCGAGCTACTAAATGAGATTAAATCCTCAGATAATGCAATGGAGATCTTTATATCACTAGTCATTAATGAGAACTCAAATGATTTGCTGAAGTTTTATGGGCTGTCCACTTTGATTGAATTGATGAGAGAGGGCTTAAATGCCAATGCAAACGgcttgaatttgataaagtttGAAATCACTAAATGGCTTAAATTTCAAGTCTTGGCCAATAAGCAAGCTAAATTACCtgatttcttgatgaatAAGATTTCCGAAGTTCTGACTACTTTGTTTATGTTGATGTACAGCGATTGTAACGGAAACCAGTggaatagtttttttgatgatctGATGAATcttttccaagttgatTCAGCCATTTCCAGTATCAGTCCGACTACTGATGGTAACAGTCTTTTAGGCCTTGAATTCTTTAACAAGCTTTGTCTGATGATCAATTCAGAGATTGCAGATCAAAGTTTCATCAGGTCCAAGGAGTCTCAattaaaaaacaataatataAAAGATTGGATGCgtgataatgatattatgaaattgaataatgttTGGTTTCAGTGTTTAAAACTGGATGAACAAGTTGTCTCACAGTGTCCTGGATTAATCAATTCTACTCTGGATTGTATAGGGAGCTTCATCTCATGGATCGATATTAATTTAATTATCGATGCGAATAATTATTATTTGCAATtaatttataaatttttaaatcataaagaaaccaaaatttcatGTCATAATTGCATACTGGCCATCATctccaagaaaatgaaaccaATGGACAAGCTggcttttttgaatatgatAAATCTGACTAACGAATTGAGCTATTATCATCAATCCATATCAATGAACCCTCAAATCATTACATTCGATAATTTGGAAGTCTGGGAGAGTTTGGTCAAGTTAATCACGTCATTTGGGATGGAATTCACCATTATTATCGAACAGACTAATGATGATCCAAAACTGGATACTTTATACAAGGAATCTGTAATTTCAAACGTCGATACGATTTTATTAGAGAAGATAATACCAATACTTTTGGAATTCATGAATAATGAGTTCGACTCAATAACAGGAAACACATTCCCATTCTGGTCAAACTATCTggcttttttgaagaaatataagTCatcttctcaaaattttttacCATTGCATAAGGATTTTTTAAATAACTTCCAACAGatttgtttcaaaagaatgaagTTTTCAGACGACGAAATCACACAGGATGATTTCGAAGAATTTAATGAAGCTATAAGAtttaaattgaaaatttttcaggaGATTATAGTGGTGATTGATCCAATTCTATTTGCAAATAACATCACCCAAGAAATTTCCACGAACCTGATGAACTGCAAAAACGAAAGCTGGCAGGTTTTTGAACTTACTATTTATCAAATCTTTAATCTAAGCGAATGTATCAAGAACAACTACTTTGGCctgaacaaaaatgaaattatGACTTCACAGCCTTCATTAACCTTAGTAcgatttttgaatgaactattaatgatgaaagatttcttATTGACAATCGATAACgagcaaattcaaattctgTTCATGGAACTAATTGTAAAGAATTATAACTTCATATTTTCAACAAGCGCTAACACGGCAAGCGCTACTGATGACGATGAGAAATATCTGCTgatcttgaatatttttatgaGCCCATTTGCTATGTTCAATAAGAGAGAAAACGTTAGACTTAGATCGTGGTATTTGTTTACGAGGTTTTTAAAACTAACGAGAAttaatttgaagaagattttattCACAAATAAAAGTCTAGTCAATGAAATCACTAATAAAATAAGCCCGCTACTCCAAATAAAAGTTACCTCTATTAACGCACAAGGGACAGATGACAATGATACAATTTTCGATAATCAACTGTACATTTTCGAAGGTATTGGTTTCATAGTCACACTGAACAATAGTAGTCATGACCCTGCTACCGCTGCTGATAGCATGGATTACGATATATTAGATCAGATATTAACACCACTATTCACGCAATTAGAAGGCTGTATCACCCAGGGAGCTTCACCAGTCGTAATTTTGGAATGTCATCATATTTTAATGGCTATTGGTACTTTGGCTAGAGGTTTGCACATAGGCTTGGTCCCTGAAAATCAAGTTAACAATATGATGGTTAATAAAAAGTTAATCAACGATTCTTTAATCCATAAATTCTCCAATATCGCTGAGGTTATACTAgtaacattttcttttttcaataaattcgAAAATATTCGAGATGCGTCTAGATTTACCTTTGCCAGACTAATTCCAATTCTAAATAACAAGATTTTACCATTCATCAATAAATTGATTGAGTTGATCTTATCATCCACAGATTTAAAGTCATGGGAGATGATTGATTTCCTTGGGTTTTTATCTCAACTGATCCACATGTTCCACGCAGACTTGGACTGTTACCAGTTATTCAATCAATTACTTTCTCCATTAATTAACAAAGTTCACTCTATTATCAAAGAGATTGATGAGCAGCACCACCAACAAGCAAGCATTAATAAATCTATAGACAATACTCTTACTACCACAGCCTCCGCAAATAAGAATATTGTCGTCACTGATTCATATAGAGATAAAGTACTGTTGAAAAAGGCATATTACACATTTTTACAATCATTCACTAATAATTCTGTTACTTCAATACTGTTATCAGATATAAACAGATCCATTCTGCCAATTACATTAAACGATTTAGTCACTTACACACCacaagaaattcaagaaacgTCGATGATGAAAGTCTCCCTGAATGTGTTGTGcaacttcatcaaatgTTTTGGGAGCGGTTCATGTTTGGACAATGATGATATCAACAGAGACCCCAACTTGAAAATCGATGGTctcaatgaatttttcatcatgaAATGTGTCCCGatgatttttgaaatccCGTTTAATCCAATATACAAGTTCAATATCAAGGAGGGGAACTTTAAGACTATGGCATCTGATCTGGCAAGATTACTGAGAGAGCTATTTCTCGTTAACAATAATCCAACTacaaatgaaaacgaaTGTGTAAAGTACCTCACGCAGATATATCTCCCACAAATACAGTTACCCCAAGAACTAAGCATTCAATTGGTCAATATGTTAACCACAATGGGTCAGAagcaatttgaaaaatggtttGTAGATAATTTCATTTCAGTTTTGAAGCAGGATCAATAG
- the EMC3 gene encoding ER membrane complex subunit EMC3 (similar to Saccharomyces cerevisiae EMC3 (YKL207W); ancestral locus Anc_1.524), with the protein MLLDDQLKYWVLLPISIVMVLTGVLKQYIMTLITGNSANEVQPRVKLTEWQYLQWAQLLIGNGGNLSAEAFAVKREFLIKDLTEERHLAKAKQQDGTAAAEMPNPFNDPSMSNAMMNMAKGNMASFIPQTIIMWWVNHFFAGFILMQLPFPLTAKFKEMLQTGIVCQDLDVRWVSSISWYFISVLGLNPVYNLIGLNDQDMGVQAGVGGPQGAQGPPQSQVDKAMHAMANDLTIIQHETCLDNVEQRVLKQYM; encoded by the coding sequence ATGTTATTGGATGACCAGCTGAAGTATTGGGTATTGTTGCCTATTTCGATTGTCATGGTGTTGACGGGTGTGCTCAAACAGTACATCATGACGCTCATAACGGGGAATAGTGCCAATGAAGTGCAACCAAGAGTGAAGCTAACTGAATGGCAATACTTGCAGTGGGCACAATTATTGATTGGAAACGGCGGGAATCTATCTGCAGAGGCTTTCGCTGTCAAGAGAGAATTTCTTATCAAGGATCTTACCGAGGAAAGACATTTGGCCAAGGCCAAGCAGCAGGATGGCACGGCTGCTGCAGAAATGCCCAATCCCTTCAACGATCCCAGCATGTCAAATGCCATGATGAACATGGCGAAGGGAAACATGGCAAGTTTCATCCCTCAGACCATTATCATGTGGTGGGTCAACCATTTCTTCGCTGGATTCATTCTTATGCAACTTCCCTTTCCTTTAACTGCCaagttcaaagaaatgttaCAAACCGGTATTGTTTGTCAGGACCTAGACGTCAGATGGGTCAGTTCTATCTCATGGTATTTCATCTCTGTGCTCGGGTTGAATCCAGTTTACAACTTGATTGGGTTGAATGACCAGGATATGGGGGTACAAGCCGGAGTGGGCGGGCCACAAGGTGCTCAGGGCCCTCCACAGTCACAGGTGGACAAGGCCATGCATGCAATGGCCAACGATTTAACCATAATTCAACATGAAACCTGTCTTGATAACGTCGAGCAAAGAGTTCTGAAGCAGTATATGTAA
- the ADD66 gene encoding Add66p (similar to Saccharomyces cerevisiae ADD66 (YKL206C); ancestral locus Anc_1.522): protein MSYLILPLVSVGNIPQLSVDWLLNSQSNEWEYLEALDSKYLVEFVGPLDRPEDGSKSLYPDVEMKYSSALEVFYNKKRGIYAIQQRTPLVSGNYLNNFIVEVIVPLLSKYNVSELCIWDSLSAMEDENGVIVHPDEIFSLGEFHFDDEADLLSKLHLDDQGSMVNNWLRFTPASFQDKISIDQPIFKILFQILNAVQRCCTLHSIKYCNCLANEGDNSLDSQQFLQWIISQRVVKSLPTIKKFVRPLSWKGVYGVADTRDKFKDLYS, encoded by the coding sequence ATGAGTTACTTGATTTTGCCCTTGGTGAGTGTTGGGAATATACCGCAGTTGAGTGTCGACTGGCTGCTCAATTCGCAGTCGAATGAGTGGGAATATCTGGAGGCGTTAGATTCCAAGTATCTAGTGGAATTCGTGGGACCGCTAGATAGGCCAGAGGATGGTAGCAAGTCCCTCTATCCAGACGTTGAAATGAAGTATAGTAGCGCTCTGGAGGTTTTTTACAACAAGAAACGAGGAATTTATGCCATACAACAACGAACACCTCTGGTGTCGGGAAActatttgaataatttcATCGTAGAGGTCATTGTGCCACTCTTGAGCAAGTATAATGTGTCGGAGTTATGCATCTGGGACTCTTTAAGTGCGATGGAGGACGAAAACGGTGTGATAGTGCACCCAGACGAGATATTTTCGCTGGGTGAATTTCATTTCGACGATGAGGCCGATCTCCTTTCAAAGCTCCATCTCGACGATCAAGGGTCAATGGTCAACAATTGGTTGAGGTTTACTCCAGCGAGTTTCCAAGACAAGATATCTATCGATCAGCCGATTTTCAAGattcttttccaaataCTGAATGCTGTACAAAGATGCTGTACTCTTCACAGCATCAAGTACTGTAACTGTTTAGCCAATGAAGGAGACAACTCGTTGGATTCGCAACAGTTCCTGCAATGGATAATTTCTCAAAGGGTTGTCAAAAGCCTACcaacaataaagaaatttgttaGGCCCTTGTCATGGAAAGGTGTGTACGGAGTAGCAGATACCAGAGATAAATTTAAAGATTTGTACAGTTGA
- the EAP1 gene encoding Eap1p (similar to Saccharomyces cerevisiae EAP1 (YKL204W); ancestral locus Anc_1.518), with protein sequence MELNDPSIISATHLSGESPDNDVAAATHKSQQAISTLFQKLAKKDREEKPISSVNSLTDSSNNSIATSANNREGSNKKNKKTAMLNFSSLTDPITNYKPMELQYKTYAYSMNELYHLKPSLTNASFEEDSLITELVKSLPKRKFWRLRMGPPDQKHANNHHFNGTNGGGNWKSGYKNGKNDERRMSRSKNMQGGKRRSQQDDEDKKIDQEMLEMDKNLQLGGDVGHSIADFEDWKAKMKELDLKKISKAKGISSATAIAPRESSTQENPADLRPAMPSGSSSITDFLNLKRQDKKEEPLEQTPVIPIGQPAISKANIEQVNDIETNSDLGKSSSSRFSSFFNKSATSLPSLDTNNQAPSTNASAPNNDGNSTPHQSGSRLMSFFKESRSGTPNAESQLLSASDKDTQEMRSLPQFQQQPQQPQQMRPMEFSQHPPNNSAFFNGLLNKGKNETNTPPPPPGLMPHQGPQFPMMGVPPNFPQHMMPPPPGLVQFQKNPKDVNKKDDKQPRQNKNPNGNRNNKGKQTAPAATNLPHQQFMPPPPPPGFFPMHPNFPNGPMPPLPQRFPMPPNGMLPGAGQQPQPPYPNMILQGNFPPNFQQGFGSGPMPMASIVNSNNKNGTNQLPPGLNSRKNMK encoded by the coding sequence ATGGAACTCAACGACCCTTCAATTATATCAGCCACCCACTTGTCCGGTGAATCACCGGACAACGATGTTGCAGCCGCTACTCACAAATCTCAGCAAGCCATCTCGACtctatttcaaaaattagCTAAAAAGGACAGAGAAGAGAAACCAATCAGTAGCGTGAACTCTTTGACGGATAGCTCTAACAACTCCATTGCGACGAGTGCCAACAACAGAGAAGGcagtaataaaaaaaataagaaaacgGCCATGCTAAATTTCAGTAGTTTGACGGACCCTATAACGAACTATAAACCAATGGAGCTTCAATATAAAACCTACGCCTACTCCATGAACGAACTTTACCATTTGAAACCATCTTTAACAAACGCctcatttgaagaagactCACTTATTACGGAGCTTGTGAAGAGTCTACCTAAGAGAAAGTTTTGGCGATTGCGCATGGGCCCTCCGGATCAAAAGCATGCCAATAACCATCATTTCAACGGGACTAATGGCGGAGGCAACTGGAAATCAGGTTATAAAAACGGTAAAAATGATGAGAGGAGAATGAGTAGAAGCAAAAATATGCAGGGGGGCAAAAGAAGATCTCAACAGgacgatgaagacaaaaaaattgaccaAGAAATGCTGGAAATGGACAAGAATCTGCAATTAGGCGGTGATGTCGGCCATTCAATTGCAGATTTCGAAGACTGGAAGGCAAAGATGAAAGAACTAGacctgaagaaaatttcaaaagctAAGGGAATCAGCAGCGCAACTGCTATCGCCCCTAGAGAAAGCTCCACGCAGGAGAATCCTGCCGATTTAAGACCTGCCATGCCAAGCGGTTCTAGTTCGATAACAGATTTCTTGAACCTGAAGAGGCAAGATAAGAAAGAGGAACCTTTAGAACAAACTCCTGTCATTCCCATCGGGCAGCCAGCCATTTCTAAGGCTAATATAGAACAAGTTAATGATATAGAAACAAACTCAGATTTGGGCAAAAGTTCATCATCACgcttttcatcatttttcaataaatctGCTACTTCATTGCCTTCATTAGATACCAATAATCAGGCGCCATCAACAAACGCGTCTGCACCAAATAATGATGGCAACAGCACACCACATCAAAGTGGTTCAAGGTTgatgtcatttttcaaagaatctAGGTCGGGTACCCCAAATGCAGAATCACAACTGTTATCCGCCTCTGACAAAGATACTCAAGAGATGCGGAGTCTTCCGCAATTCCAACAGCAACCTCAACAACCCCAACAAATGCGACCAATGGAATTTTCGCAGCATCCTCCTAATAATAGCGCATTTTTTAATGGACTGTTAAATAAGGGCAAAAATGAAACCAACACTCCACCTCCGCCCCCAGGGCTGATGCCTCATCAAGGCCCCCAATTTCCTATGATGGGAGTACCACCAAACTTCCCACAGCACATGATGCCACCTCCACCGGGCCTTGTTCAATTCCAAAAGAATCCTAAAGATGTAAATAAGAAGGATGACAAGCAGCCAAGGCAGAATAAAAACCCAAATGGAAACAGGAATaacaaaggaaaacaaaCGGCACCAGCGGCAACAAATTTACCTCATCAACAATTCATGCCACCACCCCCACCTCCCGGATTTTTTCCCATGCATCCTAATTTTCCTAACGGTCCAATGCCACCATTGCCACAAAGATTTCCCATGCCACCAAATGGTATGTTACCAGGAGCAGGTCAACAACCGCAGCCACCTTATCCAAATATGATACTACAGGGTAATTTCCCTCCTAATTTCCAACAAGGCTTTGGAAGCGGCCCTATGCCAATGGCATCTATTGTTAATTCTAATAACAAAAATGGTACAAATCAGTTACCTCCAGGATTAAACTCTAGAAAGAACATGAAATGA